One Spirochaeta africana DSM 8902 genomic window carries:
- the rpmF gene encoding 50S ribosomal protein L32 produces MAVPKKKHSKARTRRRKAINSKLAVPTLITSPESGEKVRRHRVDLASGFYRGKQVIDPENL; encoded by the coding sequence ATGGCTGTACCAAAGAAAAAACATTCCAAGGCGCGGACACGTCGTCGCAAGGCGATCAACTCCAAGCTGGCTGTACCGACGCTGATCACCAGCCCTGAATCAGGTGAAAAGGTTCGGCGTCACCGGGTAGATCTTGCTTCCGGTTTTTATCGGGGCAAGCAGGTAATCGATCCCGAAAACCTGTAG
- the coaD gene encoding pantetheine-phosphate adenylyltransferase: MVCALVPGTYDPPTYGHSNLIERASRIFDRIAVVIAVNPAKNCTFSAEERLGFLQEMTAHLPNVSVHLWEGLIVDFARELDAKVMVRGVRALGDFNYEFELSILNKGLDERIETIFIPTDSRYFVLRSSSIRELVRFGGDVSNMVPPAVAQALQERLGTDTH, encoded by the coding sequence ATGGTTTGTGCGCTGGTACCGGGAACCTACGATCCGCCTACCTACGGGCACAGCAACCTGATAGAGCGCGCCTCACGGATATTTGACCGGATTGCGGTGGTGATCGCGGTGAACCCGGCCAAGAACTGCACCTTTTCGGCCGAGGAGCGGCTGGGTTTCCTGCAGGAAATGACTGCTCATTTGCCGAATGTCTCGGTGCATCTGTGGGAGGGGCTGATTGTTGATTTTGCGCGTGAACTGGATGCCAAGGTGATGGTGCGCGGTGTGCGGGCGCTTGGTGACTTTAACTACGAATTCGAGTTGTCTATTCTGAACAAGGGTCTGGATGAACGGATCGAGACAATCTTTATCCCGACTGATTCCCGTTATTTTGTGCTGCGCTCATCATCCATTCGGGAGCTGGTCCGGTTCGGGGGGGATGTCTCGAATATGGTGCCGCCGGCGGTCGCGCAGGCACTGCAGGAACGCCTTGGTACCGACACTCATTGA
- the sufB gene encoding Fe-S cluster assembly protein SufB, with amino-acid sequence MSDAPQNIDLGEYKHGFSYPDQSVFKPAKGLNEAVVRAISQHKNEPDWMLQFRLQSLQAFNNKPMPNWGGDLSDIDFDEIYYYAKPTEESKRSWEDLPEDIKKTYDRIGIPEAEQKFLAGVGAQYDSEIVYHSIKKELEDKGVIFCAPEEAVLKYPELVQKYFGTIIPYNDNKFAALNSAVWSGGSFVYIPPGVKVDVPLQAYFRINSESFGQFERTLIIADKDSFVHYIEGCTAPIYTTDSLHSAVVEIVALEGARVRYSTIQNWSTDVYNLVTKRAVAHKNATVEWVDGNLGSKRTMKYPAVYLMGEGAHGEVLSIAFAGKHQEQDTGAKMVHAADNTSSVVTSKSISKDGGTASYRGLLKVNDGLQNVRSHVECDALILDDYSISNTYPYMEIKSDDVSIEHEAKVSKISEEQLFYLMSRGLDEEEASTMIVNGFLDPLIKQLPMEYAVELNRLIELEMEGSVG; translated from the coding sequence ATGAGCGACGCACCGCAGAATATAGATTTGGGCGAGTACAAGCACGGCTTTTCGTATCCCGACCAGTCGGTCTTCAAGCCAGCCAAGGGCTTGAACGAAGCGGTTGTGCGTGCAATCTCGCAGCACAAGAACGAGCCGGACTGGATGCTCCAGTTTCGGCTGCAGTCGCTGCAGGCCTTCAACAACAAGCCCATGCCGAACTGGGGCGGGGATCTGTCGGATATCGATTTCGATGAGATCTATTACTACGCAAAACCCACCGAAGAATCAAAGCGCAGCTGGGAAGATCTTCCCGAGGACATAAAAAAGACCTACGACCGGATCGGTATCCCCGAGGCCGAGCAGAAGTTTCTTGCCGGTGTCGGCGCGCAGTATGACTCCGAGATCGTGTACCACAGCATCAAGAAAGAGCTGGAGGACAAGGGGGTAATCTTTTGTGCCCCGGAGGAAGCGGTTCTGAAGTATCCCGAGCTGGTGCAGAAATACTTTGGTACCATTATTCCCTACAACGACAACAAGTTTGCGGCCCTGAACAGCGCGGTATGGTCCGGGGGATCCTTTGTCTACATCCCGCCGGGGGTCAAGGTTGATGTTCCGCTGCAGGCCTACTTCCGTATTAATTCCGAGAGCTTCGGTCAGTTCGAACGGACTCTGATCATCGCCGACAAGGACAGTTTCGTTCATTACATTGAGGGGTGTACCGCCCCGATCTACACCACCGACAGTCTGCACAGCGCCGTTGTCGAGATTGTTGCCCTGGAGGGTGCCCGGGTACGCTACAGTACCATCCAGAACTGGTCCACCGATGTATACAACCTGGTCACCAAGCGCGCGGTGGCTCACAAGAATGCTACCGTGGAATGGGTGGACGGGAACCTCGGTTCCAAGCGGACGATGAAATACCCGGCGGTATACCTGATGGGCGAGGGAGCTCACGGCGAGGTGTTGTCGATTGCCTTTGCCGGCAAGCATCAGGAGCAGGATACCGGTGCCAAGATGGTGCATGCGGCCGACAACACCAGTTCGGTGGTAACCAGTAAATCCATCAGCAAGGATGGGGGAACGGCCAGCTATCGCGGACTGCTCAAGGTGAACGATGGACTCCAGAATGTCCGCTCGCATGTCGAGTGCGATGCACTGATTCTTGACGACTACTCGATCAGTAATACCTATCCCTACATGGAAATCAAATCAGATGATGTTTCCATTGAACACGAGGCCAAGGTCAGCAAGATCAGCGAAGAACAGCTGTTTTACCTCATGAGTCGCGGCCTCGACGAGGAGGAAGCCTCCACCATGATTGTGAACGGCTTTCTTGATCCTCTGATCAAGCAGCTGCCGATGGAGTATGCGGTTGAACTGAACCGCCTGATCGAGCTGGAGATGGAGGGGTCGGTCGGCTGA
- a CDS encoding YdcF family protein, translated as MRILLQFAASLLWPPGSLIILLILCSLLALRLRRRSVPAVLLGIAALLIYLLSIEPTAHGMLRNLESRSPGIDLTTSETASAISMREPGTGGAPAPVIVVLGADMQPGSPDGVALGSTSLTRSAGGLLLHRQTGARIIAAGGPAGIPWGSGSTAIGTNSQNRENHSTDTPAEAIAAWLAAAGIARDRITTEGSSRTTAEAARNIMQLLAADSPPVMLVTSAYHMPRALYSFREYQAPIVPVPVDYRANRTPIGLQSFLPDLAHLHNSTTALREFAILAAYAVGFWL; from the coding sequence ATGCGCATCCTCCTGCAATTCGCAGCGTCATTGCTCTGGCCACCGGGCAGCCTGATTATCCTGTTAATTCTCTGCAGCCTGCTGGCATTGCGGCTGCGCAGACGATCTGTACCGGCAGTATTGCTGGGAATAGCTGCCCTGCTGATCTATCTGTTGTCGATAGAACCGACAGCCCATGGCATGCTGCGCAATCTGGAGTCCCGCTCCCCGGGGATTGATCTGACCACCAGTGAAACCGCATCTGCCATCAGCATGCGTGAACCCGGCACCGGGGGAGCCCCGGCACCAGTTATCGTGGTTCTGGGTGCCGACATGCAGCCCGGCAGTCCGGACGGAGTGGCACTGGGGTCAACCTCACTGACCAGATCAGCCGGGGGGCTGCTCCTGCACCGACAGACAGGAGCGCGTATCATTGCCGCCGGCGGTCCTGCCGGCATTCCATGGGGCTCCGGCAGCACTGCCATCGGCACCAACAGCCAGAACAGGGAAAATCACTCTACCGACACACCGGCCGAGGCAATTGCCGCCTGGCTTGCTGCCGCCGGCATAGCCAGAGACAGGATAACAACCGAGGGCAGCAGCCGGACCACTGCCGAGGCAGCCCGGAATATCATGCAGCTGCTGGCCGCGGATTCCCCGCCAGTTATGCTGGTTACCAGTGCCTACCACATGCCGCGTGCACTGTACAGCTTTCGTGAATATCAGGCCCCGATAGTGCCGGTACCGGTAGACTACCGTGCCAACCGGACACCGATCGGCCTCCAGTCATTCCTTCCTGATCTGGCGCATCTGCATAACAGCACAACGGCGCTGCGTGAGTTCGCAATTCTGGCGGCCTATGCCGTCGGGTTCTGGCTGTAG
- a CDS encoding L-threonylcarbamoyladenylate synthase: MQELQQRETRYFTPDSVANAARILLDGGLVVFPTETVYGLGADAGNHAACQAVYAAKGRPADNPLIVHLYSLEQLEDCVAELPDAARRLYEAFSPGPLTIVLPKSERICDAATAGLPTVGIRFPSHPVARRFLEAVRTPVAGPSANMSGRSSTTSFQMAVEHMKGRVDGIIDGGDCTVGLESTILGFDDAGRVRILRPGAVTYEMIRDLLGDEAVVKPTDYRPNVDRPEAPGMKYAHYQPRAAVYLMAEVDAELLETRFPNDTVGYIGLVDPSPVAERVKVRTFPDLTSYARNLYRSFHDFDEQGCTIIVAEVPPRTGLGVALMDRLDKAAEGRVL, translated from the coding sequence GTGCAAGAACTACAACAACGAGAGACAAGATATTTTACCCCCGACTCGGTGGCCAACGCCGCCCGTATCCTGCTCGATGGCGGGCTGGTGGTGTTTCCCACCGAGACCGTGTACGGCCTTGGCGCCGATGCCGGGAACCACGCAGCCTGTCAGGCGGTGTATGCTGCCAAGGGGCGTCCCGCCGACAACCCGCTGATCGTACATCTCTACTCACTGGAACAGCTTGAGGACTGTGTTGCCGAACTTCCGGATGCCGCTCGGCGCCTGTACGAGGCATTTTCCCCCGGCCCCCTCACTATTGTGCTGCCGAAGTCCGAGCGCATTTGCGATGCCGCAACTGCAGGACTGCCAACCGTTGGTATCCGTTTCCCGTCTCATCCGGTTGCCCGTCGCTTTCTGGAGGCAGTGCGTACCCCGGTTGCCGGTCCCTCGGCCAACATGAGCGGCCGCAGCAGCACCACCTCATTCCAGATGGCAGTAGAACATATGAAAGGCCGGGTAGATGGCATCATCGACGGCGGTGACTGTACCGTCGGGTTGGAATCTACCATCCTGGGCTTTGATGATGCAGGCCGCGTCAGGATACTTCGTCCTGGTGCGGTTACCTATGAAATGATTCGTGATCTGCTGGGTGATGAAGCGGTGGTCAAGCCAACCGATTACCGACCGAATGTCGATCGTCCCGAAGCTCCCGGCATGAAGTACGCCCATTATCAGCCGCGGGCGGCGGTGTATCTTATGGCCGAGGTAGATGCAGAGCTGCTGGAAACCCGATTCCCCAATGATACCGTCGGGTACATCGGGCTGGTTGATCCAAGCCCGGTAGCTGAGCGCGTCAAGGTGCGTACCTTCCCCGATCTTACCAGCTATGCACGCAACCTGTACCGGAGCTTTCACGATTTTGATGAACAGGGCTGCACCATCATTGTGGCCGAGGTACCGCCCCGCACCGGTCTCGGGGTAGCATTGATGGATCGACTCGACAAAGCCGCCGAAGGCAGGGTGCTGTAA
- the sufD gene encoding Fe-S cluster assembly protein SufD, translating into MSTTDVTRYTGTQQLREFVQAIRNEPVWLSELRLQAVEGFEKTEWPDSSADEEWRRSDIGFIDWDGLQYQLPPVPPQPPEVTEAGAAAPAAALAEMSGPAVPLQDLSGYVAYLNGDPVTVSLDPELAERGVCLYTLEDIRRGCLTDAQAGAVAASMRESLAAADARPQFWHYALLDAMTVVVLPRFAEVQAPFLIDHLLSGEDVIRAPHVVVVTEDGARATVVERFRSADAEDATVVSHGIDGFSAQTAAIDYAMVQDLNRETVMLRFGRMDVHQEARMHHFEAHFGGDFVKGRIEADMHAAGTDVVLNGVYFASDEQHFDLRTVQRHIGRNANSQTFYKGAARDEAHSIYQGLIEVKPGAALTDAYLTNNNLVLNDGARAESIPTLEIKNNDVKCSHGSTTGKIEPSYLFYLESRGFDPVEAKALLVEGFFDEVASQAPEFVQEQLRALVMDRLQME; encoded by the coding sequence ATGAGTACAACCGATGTTACACGATATACCGGGACGCAGCAGCTGCGTGAGTTTGTTCAGGCTATACGGAACGAGCCAGTCTGGCTCAGTGAGCTGCGATTGCAGGCGGTGGAGGGGTTCGAGAAGACCGAGTGGCCCGACAGTTCGGCAGATGAGGAGTGGCGCCGCAGTGATATAGGCTTTATCGACTGGGATGGACTGCAGTATCAGCTGCCGCCGGTCCCACCGCAGCCTCCGGAGGTAACCGAGGCTGGTGCAGCTGCGCCGGCAGCAGCCCTGGCCGAGATGTCGGGGCCGGCCGTGCCGCTGCAGGATCTGTCTGGCTATGTGGCCTACCTGAACGGCGATCCGGTTACGGTCTCGCTGGATCCTGAGCTCGCCGAGCGCGGGGTCTGTCTGTACACCCTCGAAGACATTCGTCGCGGTTGTCTGACTGATGCGCAGGCCGGTGCGGTGGCCGCATCGATGCGGGAGTCGCTGGCAGCCGCCGATGCGCGTCCGCAGTTCTGGCATTATGCCCTGCTGGATGCCATGACGGTGGTGGTGCTGCCGCGATTCGCCGAGGTGCAGGCACCGTTTCTGATTGATCATCTGCTTTCCGGAGAGGATGTTATCAGAGCACCGCATGTCGTGGTCGTAACAGAAGATGGTGCACGCGCAACAGTGGTAGAGCGGTTTCGCTCGGCGGACGCAGAGGACGCGACGGTGGTCAGCCACGGTATCGATGGATTCTCGGCGCAAACTGCCGCGATTGATTATGCAATGGTACAGGATCTGAATCGCGAAACAGTAATGCTGCGCTTCGGCCGAATGGATGTCCACCAGGAAGCCCGCATGCATCATTTCGAGGCCCATTTTGGCGGTGATTTTGTCAAGGGACGGATCGAGGCGGACATGCACGCAGCTGGTACCGATGTAGTACTGAACGGGGTGTATTTTGCTTCGGATGAGCAGCATTTTGATCTGCGAACCGTACAGCGCCATATCGGTCGCAACGCCAACAGTCAGACCTTCTACAAGGGGGCGGCCCGGGACGAGGCGCACTCGATATATCAGGGGCTGATCGAGGTAAAGCCGGGTGCTGCACTGACGGATGCCTATCTTACCAATAACAATCTGGTGCTGAATGACGGGGCGCGAGCCGAGTCAATCCCGACCCTGGAGATCAAGAACAACGACGTCAAGTGCTCGCACGGCTCGACTACCGGCAAGATCGAACCAAGCTACCTGTTTTACCTTGAATCACGCGGATTTGATCCGGTAGAGGCCAAGGCACTGCTGGTAGAGGGGTTCTTTGACGAGGTGGCCAGTCAGGCACCGGAGTTTGTGCAGGAACAGCTGCGTGCGCTGGTCATGGACCGACTGCAGATGGAGTAG
- a CDS encoding sigma-54-dependent transcriptional regulator — translation MLNVLILDDEDIIRTEVNEFLTNVGYSVYEADRPSRAMELLQQHEIDIMILDIKLPEKDGVEVLQDVKQLHPATEVIMITGHGDSDTVLQCMKRGAFDFFHKPIRLLEIRTAIERTERFLSLQTKLRHLERRFDAVSTDLQRSIADIVGSSEAIQGVIDTTLKAAASADTSVLITGESGSGKELVARVLHHASPRASRPYVPVNCSAIPDTLIESEFFGHRKGAFTGAIEDRAGYFEAAEGGTLFLDEIGDMPLAAQTKLLRVLEDRRVKRVGGTREVPVNLRVIAATNQDLPRMISDKAFRGDLYYRINTLEIRIPPLRERLADLQELISHFISDFNPRFRKQIRGISADALQKLSRYDFPGNVRELRGMVERAMILSDGPLLEADVLSLPSEARSSGPGFRSALAPLDRSPDSQETDPTVQPNSAEGLSAQRFQTEILPRQLAEVDQLEIGMVEEFERSLLAEALKRCQHNKSRTAQMLDISIHALGRRLRRLEMS, via the coding sequence ATGTTAAATGTACTTATTCTTGACGATGAGGATATCATCCGTACCGAGGTAAACGAATTTCTGACGAATGTGGGCTATTCCGTGTACGAGGCCGATCGCCCGTCGCGTGCCATGGAGCTTTTACAGCAGCACGAGATTGATATCATGATTCTGGATATCAAACTCCCGGAGAAGGATGGCGTCGAGGTGCTGCAGGATGTCAAGCAGCTGCACCCGGCTACCGAGGTCATCATGATTACCGGTCATGGTGACAGTGACACCGTGCTGCAGTGCATGAAGCGTGGCGCATTCGATTTTTTCCACAAGCCGATCCGTTTGCTTGAGATCAGGACGGCTATTGAGCGTACCGAGCGTTTTCTGTCGCTGCAGACCAAGCTGCGCCATCTGGAGCGGCGTTTTGATGCGGTCAGTACCGACCTGCAGCGGAGTATTGCCGATATCGTTGGCAGCAGCGAGGCAATTCAGGGGGTGATCGATACTACCCTGAAGGCTGCAGCCTCGGCTGATACATCGGTACTGATAACCGGCGAAAGCGGCAGTGGCAAGGAACTGGTTGCACGGGTGCTGCATCATGCCAGTCCGCGGGCTTCTCGCCCCTATGTTCCGGTAAACTGCTCGGCCATTCCGGATACCTTGATCGAGAGCGAATTTTTTGGCCATCGCAAGGGGGCTTTTACCGGTGCCATCGAGGACAGGGCAGGGTATTTCGAGGCAGCTGAGGGAGGGACCCTGTTTCTGGATGAGATAGGAGACATGCCGCTTGCTGCGCAGACCAAACTGCTGCGGGTACTGGAGGATCGGCGGGTAAAGCGTGTCGGCGGCACCCGGGAGGTGCCGGTGAATCTGCGGGTTATAGCTGCCACCAATCAGGATCTGCCTCGCATGATCAGCGACAAGGCATTCCGTGGGGATCTGTATTACCGGATTAACACCCTGGAAATCCGCATTCCTCCGCTCAGGGAACGCCTGGCGGATCTGCAGGAGTTGATCAGCCATTTTATCAGCGATTTCAACCCCCGTTTCCGCAAGCAGATACGTGGTATCAGCGCCGATGCGCTCCAGAAGCTGAGCCGTTATGACTTTCCCGGTAACGTGCGCGAGCTGCGCGGCATGGTCGAACGGGCCATGATCCTCAGTGATGGGCCGCTGCTGGAGGCAGATGTCCTTTCGCTGCCGTCCGAGGCGCGTTCTTCCGGGCCGGGTTTCCGTTCAGCGCTGGCACCCCTGGATCGATCACCCGACAGCCAGGAAACCGACCCGACAGTGCAACCCAATTCGGCAGAGGGGCTGTCTGCCCAGCGGTTCCAGACCGAGATACTGCCCCGGCAGCTGGCTGAGGTTGATCAGCTTGAGATCGGGATGGTTGAGGAATTCGAGCGTTCACTGCTGGCAGAAGCCCTGAAACGCTGCCAGCATAACAAGTCGCGCACCGCGCAGATGCTGGATATCTCGATTCATGCCCTTGGCAGAAGGCTCAGGAGGCTGGAGATGAGCTGA
- a CDS encoding Rieske (2Fe-2S) protein gives MAKWVRAAHIDDFQRSHAFRHKRKYIALFKLEDGVYALDNVCSHEYSELSEGMVLDGSVYCPKHGSRFEVRTGKVLDLPATSNVKSYPVRIEDGEIFVQV, from the coding sequence ATGGCTAAATGGGTTCGTGCGGCACATATCGATGATTTTCAGCGCAGTCATGCATTCCGACACAAGCGCAAGTATATTGCCCTGTTCAAGCTTGAGGATGGTGTGTACGCCCTGGATAATGTATGTTCCCATGAGTATTCCGAGCTGTCCGAGGGCATGGTCCTGGATGGTTCGGTGTACTGCCCCAAGCATGGATCGCGGTTCGAGGTGCGTACCGGCAAGGTGCTGGATCTGCCGGCAACCAGCAATGTAAAAAGCTATCCGGTCCGGATTGAGGACGGGGAAATCTTTGTTCAGGTATAA
- a CDS encoding metal-sulfur cluster assembly factor — MISKAECLDALREVVDPEIGINIVDVGLVYRVEPKENSIEVDFTLTSPGCPLADTIMADITNSLQQAAGEGVEIVAELVWNPPWSIEFLSEEARLELGYPI; from the coding sequence ATGATTTCCAAGGCGGAATGTCTGGATGCACTGCGAGAGGTGGTGGATCCGGAAATAGGTATAAATATTGTGGATGTTGGTCTGGTATATCGGGTAGAGCCCAAGGAGAACAGTATCGAGGTTGATTTTACCTTGACATCTCCGGGATGCCCGCTGGCCGACACCATCATGGCAGATATTACCAACAGCCTGCAGCAGGCTGCCGGCGAGGGGGTAGAGATTGTGGCCGAGCTGGTCTGGAATCCGCCCTGGAGCATCGAGTTTCTGAGCGAGGAAGCTCGCCTGGAGCTGGGATACCCGATTTAA
- the acpP gene encoding acyl carrier protein, with protein MDEMFEKVKKLIADKLEVEESKITPESSFRQDLGADSLDTYELVYAIEEELGITIPDEKANELETVKDALDFIKSQQ; from the coding sequence ATGGACGAAATGTTCGAAAAAGTGAAAAAGCTGATCGCCGACAAGCTTGAGGTGGAAGAATCCAAGATTACCCCGGAATCGTCTTTCCGCCAGGATCTGGGCGCTGACAGCCTGGATACCTATGAGCTTGTATACGCCATCGAAGAGGAACTCGGTATTACCATTCCCGATGAGAAGGCTAACGAGCTGGAAACCGTAAAAGACGCGCTGGATTTCATCAAGAGCCAGCAGTAA
- the sufC gene encoding Fe-S cluster assembly ATPase SufC: protein MKIEIRDLTARIEDTPILNGINLELESGKIHALMGPNGSGKSTLSNIIFGNPSYEVTGGEVLVDGQNILDMEPHERARLGLFLAFQYPVEIPGVTVGRFLKRAVEIRREAIGQEITAKEYIKELRAAMEFLDIDQQFINRYLNQGFSGGEKKRMEIMQMMLMQPDFAVLDETDSGLDIDALQIVSKGVNKLRDGNFGALIITHYQRILNYIRPDYVHIMYQGRIVTSGGEDLVTTLEEKGYDWVKQQYGIKEEV from the coding sequence ATGAAGATTGAAATTCGAGATTTAACCGCACGTATTGAAGATACCCCGATTCTGAACGGGATTAACCTGGAGCTGGAAAGCGGCAAGATACACGCCCTGATGGGGCCGAACGGTTCGGGCAAGAGCACCCTGTCCAATATCATATTCGGGAATCCCAGTTATGAAGTGACTGGTGGTGAAGTCCTGGTAGATGGTCAGAACATTCTCGATATGGAACCGCACGAGCGTGCCCGCCTGGGTCTGTTTCTGGCATTCCAGTATCCGGTCGAGATTCCGGGGGTTACCGTCGGGCGGTTTCTCAAACGGGCGGTCGAAATCCGCCGCGAAGCGATCGGTCAGGAGATTACTGCCAAGGAGTACATCAAGGAGCTGCGGGCAGCCATGGAGTTCCTGGATATCGATCAGCAGTTTATCAACCGCTATCTGAATCAGGGATTCTCCGGCGGTGAGAAGAAGCGCATGGAGATCATGCAGATGATGCTGATGCAGCCGGATTTTGCGGTGCTGGATGAAACCGACTCGGGGCTGGATATTGACGCCCTGCAGATTGTCTCCAAGGGTGTCAACAAATTGCGCGACGGCAACTTCGGCGCCCTGATCATTACCCATTACCAGCGAATTCTGAACTACATCCGTCCGGATTATGTGCATATCATGTACCAGGGCCGGATTGTGACCTCGGGCGGCGAGGATCTGGTTACTACCCTGGAAGAAAAGGGCTATGACTGGGTCAAGCAGCAGTACGGGATCAAGGAGGAAGTATGA
- a CDS encoding NAD(P)H-dependent oxidoreductase gives MESVIVQAHPDPDSFCAACATAVARSPGLGPTISTIDLYADDFCPVLLLDELRRRYPWEPLTQGYIRQLTSAGLIVFVYPEWWGSPPAILKGMLDRVLRPEIAYRFEEGRNGKTHPVGLWQDKILLPVITTDSEADQAQIRAGLLWRSAADFCGARLADVIVFGPVYSSSNRQRRQFLDRLPQLVSGYCQPPKTNATE, from the coding sequence ATGGAGTCAGTTATTGTCCAGGCACATCCGGATCCCGACAGCTTTTGTGCGGCTTGCGCTACCGCAGTTGCCCGCAGCCCCGGGCTGGGACCGACAATCAGTACCATCGATCTGTACGCCGACGATTTCTGCCCGGTATTACTGCTGGACGAACTGCGACGTCGCTATCCATGGGAACCCCTCACCCAGGGATATATCAGGCAGCTCACATCGGCTGGTCTGATAGTTTTCGTATACCCGGAATGGTGGGGCAGTCCACCAGCCATACTCAAGGGAATGCTGGACCGGGTACTGCGCCCGGAGATTGCCTATCGCTTCGAGGAAGGACGGAACGGTAAAACTCACCCCGTCGGGTTGTGGCAAGACAAGATACTGCTGCCGGTTATCACCACCGACAGCGAGGCCGATCAGGCGCAAATCCGGGCCGGTCTGCTCTGGCGTTCCGCAGCTGACTTCTGCGGTGCCCGTCTGGCAGATGTAATCGTGTTTGGACCGGTATACAGCTCCAGCAACCGGCAGCGTCGTCAGTTTCTGGACAGGCTCCCGCAGCTGGTATCAGGATACTGCCAACCTCCGAAAACTAACGCTACTGAGTGA